A section of the Symphalangus syndactylus isolate Jambi chromosome 19, NHGRI_mSymSyn1-v2.1_pri, whole genome shotgun sequence genome encodes:
- the FCMR gene encoding immunoglobulin mu Fc receptor isoform X9, whose protein sequence is MRYRGIHHQLHQGRIQGPGHSEAMPTQESVPSGEYEPSWEEQPMSKTPKWFHLPYLFQMPAYTSSSKFVTRVTTPAQRTKVPPVHHSSPTTQITHRPRVSRASSVAGDKPPTFLPSTTASKISALEGLIKPQTPSYNHHTRLHRQRALDYGSLSGREGQGFHILVPTILGLFLLALLGLVVKRAVERRKALSRRARRLAVRMRALESPQRPHGSPRPRSRNNIYSACPRRARGADAAGKGEAPVPGLGAPLPPAPLQVSESPWLHAPSLKTSCEYVSLYHQPATKMEDSDSDDYINVPA, encoded by the exons ATGCGGTACCGTGGTATCCACCACCAACTTCATCAAGGCAGAATACAAGGGCCGGGTCACTCTGAAGCAATGCCCACACAAGAATCTGTTCCTAGTGGAG AATACGAGCCATCATGGGAAGAGCAGCCAATGTCTAAGACTCCAAAATGGTTTCATCTGCCCTATTTGTTCCAGATGCCTGCATATACCAGTTCTTCCAAATTTGTAACCAGAG TTACCACACCAGCTCAAAGGACCAAGGTCCCTCCAGTCCACCactcctcccccaccacccaaATCACCCACCGCCCTCGAGTGTCCAGAGCATCTTCAGTAGCAGGTGACAAGCCCCCAACCTTCCTGCCATCCACTACAGCCTCAAAAATCTCAGCTCTGGAGGGGCTGATCAAGCCCCAGACGCCCAGCTacaaccaccacaccaggctgcaCAGGCAGAG aGCATTGGACTATGGCTCACTGTCTGGGCGGGAAGGCCAAGGATTTCACATCCTGGTCCCGACCATCCTGGGCCTTTTTCTGCTGGCACTTCTGGGGCTGGTGGTGAAAAGAGCTGTCGAGAGGAGGAAAG CCCTCTCCAGGCGGGCCCGCCGACTGGCCGTGAGGATGCGCGCCCTGGAGAGCCCCCAGAGGCCCCACGGGTCGCCGCGACCGCGCTCCCGAAACAACATCTACAGCGCCTGCCCGCGGCGCGCTCGTGGAGCGGATGCTGCAG GCAAGGGGGAGGCCCCCGTTCCAGGCCTCGGAGCGCCGTTGCCCCCCGCCCCGCTTCAG GTGTCTGAATCTCCCTGGCTCCATGCCCCATCTCTGAAGACCAGCTGTGAATATGTGAGCCTCTACCACCAGCCTGCCACCAAGATGGAGGACAGTGATTCAGATGACTACATCAATGTTCCTGCCTGA
- the FCMR gene encoding immunoglobulin mu Fc receptor isoform X2, with product MDFWLWPLYFLPISGALRILPEVKVEGELGGSVTIKCPLPEMHMRIYLCRMAGSGTCGTVVSTTNFIKAEYKGRVTLKQCPHKNLFLVEVTQLTESDSGVYACGAGMNTDRGKTKKVTLNVHSEYEPSWEEQPMSKTPKWFHLPYLFQMPAYTSSSKFVTRVTTPAQRTKVPPVHHSSPTTQITHRPRVSRASSVAGDKPPTFLPSTTASKISALEGLIKPQTPSYNHHTRLHRQRALDYGSLSGREGQGFHILVPTILGLFLLALLGLVVKRAVERRKALSRRARRLAVRMRALESPQRPHGSPRPRSRNNIYSACPRRARGADAAGKGEAPVPGLGAPLPPAPLQVSESPWLHAPSLKTSCEYVSLYHQPATKMEDSDSDDYINVPA from the exons ATGGACTTCTGGCTTTGGCCACTTTACTTCCTGCCAA TATCAGGGGCCCTGAGGATCCTCCCAGAAGTAAAGGTAGAGGGGGAGCTGGGCGGATCAGTTACCATCAAGTGCCCACTTCCTGAAATGCATATGAGGATATATCTGTGCCGGATGGCTGGATCTGGAACATGCGGTACCGTGGTATCCACCACCAACTTCATCAAGGCAGAATACAAGGGCCGGGTCACTCTGAAGCAATGCCCACACAAGAATCTGTTCCTAGTGGAGGTAACACAGCTGACCGAAAGTGACAGCGGAGTCTACGCCTGTGGAGCAGGCATGAACACAGACCGGGGAAAGACCAAGAAAGTCACCCTGAATGTCCACAGTG AATACGAGCCATCATGGGAAGAGCAGCCAATGTCTAAGACTCCAAAATGGTTTCATCTGCCCTATTTGTTCCAGATGCCTGCATATACCAGTTCTTCCAAATTTGTAACCAGAG TTACCACACCAGCTCAAAGGACCAAGGTCCCTCCAGTCCACCactcctcccccaccacccaaATCACCCACCGCCCTCGAGTGTCCAGAGCATCTTCAGTAGCAGGTGACAAGCCCCCAACCTTCCTGCCATCCACTACAGCCTCAAAAATCTCAGCTCTGGAGGGGCTGATCAAGCCCCAGACGCCCAGCTacaaccaccacaccaggctgcaCAGGCAGAG aGCATTGGACTATGGCTCACTGTCTGGGCGGGAAGGCCAAGGATTTCACATCCTGGTCCCGACCATCCTGGGCCTTTTTCTGCTGGCACTTCTGGGGCTGGTGGTGAAAAGAGCTGTCGAGAGGAGGAAAG CCCTCTCCAGGCGGGCCCGCCGACTGGCCGTGAGGATGCGCGCCCTGGAGAGCCCCCAGAGGCCCCACGGGTCGCCGCGACCGCGCTCCCGAAACAACATCTACAGCGCCTGCCCGCGGCGCGCTCGTGGAGCGGATGCTGCAG GCAAGGGGGAGGCCCCCGTTCCAGGCCTCGGAGCGCCGTTGCCCCCCGCCCCGCTTCAG GTGTCTGAATCTCCCTGGCTCCATGCCCCATCTCTGAAGACCAGCTGTGAATATGTGAGCCTCTACCACCAGCCTGCCACCAAGATGGAGGACAGTGATTCAGATGACTACATCAATGTTCCTGCCTGA
- the FCMR gene encoding immunoglobulin mu Fc receptor isoform X8 — protein sequence MDFWLWPLYFLPISGALRILPEVKVEGELGGSVTIKCPLPEMHMRIYLCRMAGSGTCGTVVSTTNFIKAEYKGRVTLKQCPHKNLFLVEVTQLTESDSGVYACGAGMNTDRGKTKKVTLNVHSEYEPSWEEQPMSKTPKWFHLPYLFQMPAYTSSSKFVTRVTTPAQRTKVPPVHHSSPTTQITHRPRVSRASSVAGDKPPTFLPSTTASKISALEGLIKPQTPSYNHHTRLHRQSPLQAGPPTGREDARPGEPPEAPRVAATALPKQHLQRLPAARSWSGCCRQGGGPRSRPRSAVAPRPASGV from the exons ATGGACTTCTGGCTTTGGCCACTTTACTTCCTGCCAA TATCAGGGGCCCTGAGGATCCTCCCAGAAGTAAAGGTAGAGGGGGAGCTGGGCGGATCAGTTACCATCAAGTGCCCACTTCCTGAAATGCATATGAGGATATATCTGTGCCGGATGGCTGGATCTGGAACATGCGGTACCGTGGTATCCACCACCAACTTCATCAAGGCAGAATACAAGGGCCGGGTCACTCTGAAGCAATGCCCACACAAGAATCTGTTCCTAGTGGAGGTAACACAGCTGACCGAAAGTGACAGCGGAGTCTACGCCTGTGGAGCAGGCATGAACACAGACCGGGGAAAGACCAAGAAAGTCACCCTGAATGTCCACAGTG AATACGAGCCATCATGGGAAGAGCAGCCAATGTCTAAGACTCCAAAATGGTTTCATCTGCCCTATTTGTTCCAGATGCCTGCATATACCAGTTCTTCCAAATTTGTAACCAGAG TTACCACACCAGCTCAAAGGACCAAGGTCCCTCCAGTCCACCactcctcccccaccacccaaATCACCCACCGCCCTCGAGTGTCCAGAGCATCTTCAGTAGCAGGTGACAAGCCCCCAACCTTCCTGCCATCCACTACAGCCTCAAAAATCTCAGCTCTGGAGGGGCTGATCAAGCCCCAGACGCCCAGCTacaaccaccacaccaggctgcaCAGGCAGAG CCCTCTCCAGGCGGGCCCGCCGACTGGCCGTGAGGATGCGCGCCCTGGAGAGCCCCCAGAGGCCCCACGGGTCGCCGCGACCGCGCTCCCGAAACAACATCTACAGCGCCTGCCCGCGGCGCGCTCGTGGAGCGGATGCTGCAG GCAAGGGGGAGGCCCCCGTTCCAGGCCTCGGAGCGCCGTTGCCCCCCGCCCCGCTTCAG GTGTCTGA